CCAATTCTCTAGTGGTGTACAGGATGCATCTGTGCCATAAAGTTCTACATGCGCAATCTGGGTTGTCTCAGCTCCGTGGTTTTCAGCTAAAAATGAATGTGATAGAGACATTGTAGACGACATACCTACAAAGAGAACTAGACTGTTGACATTTTGAAATCTAACAAAGCGAAGTTGAAGCTTTTCTCCACGTATATGCTTCTCTTCTAGAACAATCTCCTGTGTGCAAGGATTTGATTCTATAAAATACATGTGATGTATAAGCTGGGACTAACCGGCATCTTGAAAGTCaatatcttcatcattcGCAAATAAACGAACAACCTTTGGTGCAGTACCGCTTTCTACTCCATTTGGAAGCCCCTTTACAATTATAGAATCAATCTTTACAGGATTCAAGAATCTGAACTTGATGAGGAGCTGCTCCCCTTCACCAGACTCCAAAAAGCTATCGATTCCGGATGTTAGTATATTAGTGACCTTGCGAACGGCGCTCTCATTTAGGCACTCTATAGCGCCTCTATCTATTTGCTGATTCAAACTCTCGTATGTAGACATCTTTGACAGTATCGACTTTTTATCAATGTATCAAATCTATAATCCTGACAAACTGTTATAGCCTTTCTCTCTCGCAAATTTGTGTAGCTACACTAGTAGTGGATTTTCTGGTATACTTTAATCAGACTAGAGACCCTTCCTGTTCGACCATTAAGCGTGATTTCAGGGCTCCTACCCACTTTTCAGAACTTTTACTGCAATTACGATCTGAGTGCTGTCTTTTATCCTATAAGCAGACATACAGAACCACTTTTAGCGCCAAGTAGTTTTTTGATACAATCTCAAATAGCCAATATACGCGCAAATGTGCGGAATTTTGTGAGTCATAGAACTATAAAAGCCAGTATATACCCTCTTTATATAAGCGAATGCACTAAAATCTACCTTGAAACGAATGAAAAAAATGGTAACCTCTGTGGACAACCAAATAGGCGAAAATCCACGTATTAAGCGAAATCCCTGTAGCTCTGAAAATATGTTACAAACATAAAGGATATATCACCTTTTGAGGATAAAAAGGCGTACGTAGTGGAAGATATCGACTGCCAAAGTCTCCACACACTACAGTCGTATTTATGGACACATTTACGTCTTTAGGGACTAAAATGGAAATGTAGCATTAATTAAAGTCTCTGGTCCTTATTTTCAGCATAATATCCGGAAACAAAGGCACACATTTGGAAAATCAACGACAAAACTAAAATGAGGGACAAAGAGATCGCTTTAGCCTTTATCAATCGTATAGGTCTGGATAATCTAAGGAAAAAAGAGACTGTGGATTCTATAAAAAGTTATCTAGCCGAATTTGAGGCAAAATTAGACGAATCAATAAATATCGCATCTTCTACAAATTTTAACGCGCATTCTACAAGCTATGGAGATTCTAAAGGGACAAAAATATCTAATAGAGGGTCCAAAGGTCTCAAGTTCGACCGTCCATCTTCTCAAGTACCCATTGAAGTTCAGATGTTGGAGCATCTGGCAGAGCTCAGAACCGCTACTAGTGACATAAATTCATCATGTGAGGTAAAATCAAAGTCATTCTTGGAGGTTGGGAAGGATTTGCTCATGGAAGCTAAGCGTAAGAGCAGCTGGTACTCAATCCTAGATGTAAAAATTGAACAGGATGATCTCTCATTCGAAGGAATTCCACGcatcatttccattataatCGTATTGGCACGTTTAGAACAGTACATTAATCTGAAAGAGTCGACAGTATTTCCACTACTTTTCAACAACGCTCTTTATAGCTTCCGTTATGCATTCCAGTCGGAATCCAGTGAAATTTGCACAATTGAACATCCAGAATTTGCAATCTCATACATAAAAAATGCTGTAAGAAAGTACGCCTTTTTATTCAAGAGGGCAATGAATGAATTAAAGGCGGATGAAAAACCTTATTTCGATTCCTTTGTAAACGGTTATGTTGTAAAAGGCGAGCAAGGCACTGACTCGCTAGTGGATGAATTTAGTCTTGTTTGCAGAGAAGTATGTAGCACAAACTACTTTTCAAGATGGTGTAAAATATTGGCTAGTGAAGTTAAGCTGTTTGTTTACAGTCGCCTACCGCTTTTAATGTATGAGTACAATACTCCACCTTCGGAAACTGCACTTTCTTTATCGGAATTAAACGATGTTATGAAGGACAACTCAACAATGGAAAATAATAAAGCAGAATTGAGAGTGTACCGTTCGTCATTTAGTGATCGTGTTACAACTAGTGTTGCATATGCGCTCTTGCGTTCACTCACTGATTTATCTGCCACTATGCGCTCCATAAGTGAAGATGCTAGTTTCGAACTCTTTTCTGACTTTGACAATAATACACTAATTCCATGCGTAAATTTAGAATATGAAAACGATGGTAAAGTAAAAGTCGTATTAAACTTTCAGGATGAGTGTTTATACGGTTTTCTAGATGCACTCTTGGCAATGGAAAATCATTGCACAATGAAGAGTGTAAAACAACTTGTAAATGAAGAAACGATATTTGAGCATGTAGCTCCAAAAGGTACGCTCAATTTTTCAGTATACTTGCAAGATGAGCAACATTCGGCCCATATGATTGATGTAGTGATTAAAATGCTAAACTTGGTAGATGAACGCTGCAGGTGTCTAAAACTCGCTGAATCTAGAGGTACATACGTGAGAAGGGTGGCAGTGCCCATAGTAACACATTTTATTGATGATGTTAAACAAATTTGGAATTCTCTTGACAATGTTTTGGAATCATCTACAGTGTCTTGTATGCTTGTAGAATCTTGCACATTCCTGCATTCATTCCTATCAAACTACTCTGGGAGCTCATTCATGTCAGAAACTCTCTCATCACTGGGGACAATGCTCTCTAAAATGATATCAATTGTCAAGCAGTGCATTACTGAACTCATTTATGATCCGTTGAAGCGTATTCATGAGTTATATTTTGACGTTGCTGCACAATTTACTGACAAGCTTTTACGTAAGTTTTCCTCATTAAATCCATATTAATACAGAAATATCTGCAATCTGCAATCCTAGAACCTATGAAAAAATTCTAAAACATTCAGTAGAATGCACCGAAAAGTATTTGCTATCAATAGTAATACCTAAAAAGAGACACGAATACGTTTTCCAGAACCAATATAACGTGGATCTCGCATTAGAAAACTGGTATGTCTGCTCTTATTGAGAATATCCTAAAATAGTCTTGTCATTCTAGACATGTGGAAAAATCTCGTGGAGCCCAAGGAATACGCTGACAATCTTGCTGTTCTAGAGGTAAGGCAGTATTGCAAGAGGAAAAATGTTCAGGACATTATAACGATACTGGGCATGGAAACAAACGAACTTGAAACTACTGTCGAACACTTGCACCTGTTGAAGCAAAACACTTTGAAACTAGAGCGTACATCTAGCACTGGTGTATATGGTACTGACGATGAATTCGCTTTGGATAAGGAGGCATTTGATTATTCCCTTGAATTCGACTCACTGTATGTTTATGTTATAACGTTAAGAATTGTCCAGGCAAAAGCTCACCAGCAACGATGCATTCATTTCAAGTATCATGGAAGACGAATTTGGTATATTAGAGGACGGGGAGCAAAAGTCTGGAAATGAACGTATTCTCGAAAACAGTGCTGCATACGAAGAATTATTTCTGCAACAGGTACAGCTAAAGGCAGCGGTTCCTGTACTAGACAAGGTTTGGTTTATGATCACATTTAGTTTAATGCCATAAGCATTACTATGCATTGAAAGCCAAATATCGCAATGTATCGTCTAACATAATGTTTAGGTCAAGGTATTATCGACAGATCAAGTTTACACGCTAATAtcacacattttgtttGCAACAAGTCCGGATTTATTCTCGGTTGCCGGGCTCTAATTTATTTCCACAGCTACACAATAGATCATGGAGTTGGTTTATCAAGGGATTAGAGGCTTTGTTCGGAGAATATAAAGTTATTTTAGGCACTGGGTCGATGGAACGCTCGCCATCGGGGACTCGCAAAAGGGGAGGTTGTCCCATGACCACTTTGCGCGGGCATGGCACTCTCTATCTTTTCACAACTAAAGGAATGGCTGGAAGAGTTCGGAATCTACCGCACATTGACGGAAATTTCCATACTTTGGTCTACATCAAAGGTGAGTTTGTGTGTACCGCAATGAATGACACTTGTAGTTGAAATTTGCGAACAAATTATCTCTAGTGCTAAACATTCGATCGATATTCTCACAAAATTGGTGGCAATAGATCAGCATCTGCgcaaagaagagaatgtaCAACAGTTGTTGCGCAAGAATGACGAGTTTAGCCAACCTGTCGACTCTGACAATACGGAAGATTCATTTTCGGACTCAGATGTAAACAGTGGACAGAATGGCGGGAAGTTTGACCATAACTACGCCCATCTGTCGCTCTGCAAGCCTCTCTATCTCAGGAAGCAATTCATTGATCCATTCCTGACCAAGCTGAAACAGCAATTATCGCATATAAAACCGTAAGTTTGCCCTGCGTCCATCATTAATCCATAGGTTCTATCTGATGCTCGATAAAAGAATTGCAATTTGTGCAAATGAAGCTAAAAACCGCTTCTTTGCAGTCCTGCCAGTCGatggaatgtgtagagaTCAGAGCATTTTACCAATTATAGACATTGTAGACAATGTTGTGGAGTCGTTTGGATTCCAAAGATATTATACTCAAAGACTGCCACACGTATCTGTCGCTTCAACTGGAGATATTTCACATGCAATGGAGAAATTGTATAGTGAAGAGGGTAATCGAGATGATCATTCTACACATCACTGGAataatgtagaagaatATCTAGGGAACTGTAACGCAACACATTGTATAAATTTGGGCATTGACGAAGCAAGAGCCCATGTAGACTATACATTTAATATGCAAGAGAGTCTTGCGGATAGTATAAAGGAGGATTTAGAGGacaaaatttacatttatgTGGACGAAATTCATGTGTTAGTAGGGGCAAGAGACACTCTTGTTAAGCTGGCGATCTAAAATAATGGTGGATATGGAATGTATCTCTTGTTTACTTGCTGTTTCGACAAGATCGTTCCAATCTTTATTCAGGACCAACTCCAATTTTGCAAGGAATGGACAGATAATATTTATTCTACTGGATCAAAAGGTGTACTCTCCTTTTTAATTCTCTTTAAGCTCCAAATCTACACTATCCTCTCAGTCGTTTTCTGGATAAATTATCTGTCAGTGTATCCATGACATCTTGATGTCCATTGCGGACTCGATTTATTTACAGGCTAGCACATTATTACAATGGGGCCTGCATGTTTAATTCAGGGGAAGCTCTGCCATTGGCAATTGAtcacaagaagaaaattaattttggaattaaacGAGGTAATCTGCTGCGGGGTGAAGATATTAAAAGGTCACCCGCAAAAGACTCAGATGAATGCCATTCGTCTTTTCCTTCTGCTTTCCATACTAGAGCTCTACAGTTGTGGAAATGTTGGAAACAACTCTATTTGTACTGCAAATGATATAGACGATCAATTTTTAGAAGAAAGTCTTCCGCTTCAGCGTACTCCGGTTACAATGGATCTATACGATCCAAACGAGGAGCTCTTTGAAATTGGTGAATATATAATAAACGGAATCTATTCCGGGGTTATATACCCAAAGGAAGATTATGTTGTAACAACGGTAGTATACGATGGTAATATTCTCTGGACAGCAACTCAAGGATGGGAATGTGTGTACGCAGATGTATATTCGAATGTAAACACGGTGCTCTGTATGATGTCGCTTAAATGCGGAGAAGAATTGATGTACAAAGCACTTTGTGGACGAGTAGGCAGAGAATTGCATCATATTGAAAGGGTAGAGGCTCATAGAATCGTATTTCGTATGAAAAATAGACTTCCTATCTGATGATAATGACAAGGACCTTTGTGCAATAATTAGTAAGACATTTAAAGAAGTTGAATTTACGGTATTACAATTTGTAAAGGGATAAATAGTATATGTATAGCAGAATGTAGCGTATATTGCAAGAGTCAATTTTTCGCAGTAATAATTATTCACATGCAAGAACGTTTTGGTTTTATAAAAACTGTAGACTGTGGCATACAACGAATATTCCAAAcaactttaaaaatggCCCAACATGGGTTTTAGATTTATAGCGCATTGATAGTTGATGTATATCGATTCTTTGAATGAATTGTCAACACTGATATTTGCTTTAAAAATAGAGATTATTTACTGGGTGGTGTAACAGGACCTTGAGTATTGGCGTTTTTAGACTCTGCAGAAGCTGGTTGTATAGTACTATTTCTTAATTCCCCTAGTTTTGTTCCaaattcatcctccttGATCATCTTCCATCCGCTTCCGTCATTCATATAGTGGCACAGGTAAACATCATAGTCCGTTTCTGTGTGTACCCTTAGCAATCTAATGTTACTCTTGGAGTATAGTTCACATAGATAACATGTGTAGCTATCGTTAAGCGTACCAATAACCTTTTCGCTATCTGTAATCTTGTTTATGGctttaccattctttgggGCATATAGGCGAGTCTTGAGACTATTGTCTTCATAGTTCTCGACTACGCAGTTTTCGTTACTTTCTGCCAGAGAAATGTCAAGAGAGAATTTTGTGATGTCACCCTGTACTGTCTTCAACGCATTCATCTTTTTATCATTGTCCTTAAGGGACAGTTGCCAGCCTTCTTTGTCATCATATTCGCGGAGAGTTTGACAAATTATACTACCTGATTTCACGCTAGTGGCTATCATGTTTGGTTTATCGTCCTTTAGGAATGCAATACAGTAAAGGCATGGTTTAGTATCCCTACCAATCCATACGTCTTTACCATTGCTCATTATTTGTCTGACAACATTGGCACCAACCTCATGTGTAACAAGATACGCTCTTGCAGGGATTCCCTTAATTCTGACATTGAAGACCTCGCATACGGAAATATCAGGATTTCCCAGGTCCAAAGTTGCTGTAGTTGAACCACCATTGGATTTAGCCGACGCTGGATCTGTCGTATTTGCAGGGGTACCACTGGAGTTATTTGGTACTTTGTATCGTATTTCAAAGTCACTAGAACTGTCATCCCTTGGTCTAGCTGCCGCATTATATCCTGTAGAGGCCTCATTAGTAACACCCTGAGGAGTCGGTCCATCTGTCTGTAGTGGGCCTTGAGCTTGCTCAGCTGATTGAGTATCTGTATTATCTGATGTAGTattatcatccttatgAGCTTCTGTAGAAGCTTCCTTAGATTCAGTTGGTTGAGCGGCTTGTGTATTTTGCTGAGATTCCGTGGTGGAATGAGTCTTGGGaactttcttcttcagtTCGCTCAACTTCTTTTTGTAATCCTTCTCcttaccattcttccacttctttccatcatggtatctatagacTGTCCCCTGcttattattcttatccCTGGTAACAAGTACTGCAAGAGTGggcttctctccatccatatacaagacAGCCGAGGAGCATGACTTCTTCTTATCTTCCCAGACTgtttcttttccatatGTAATACTCTTTGCAGTAACACCTTCCTTGGCTGTGAGTTTTAGAATCTTAAACCCATtatcttctccatcttctaCATTGAATAGGGAGGCATCTGCTTTGGAAGTCAATGAACTTGCT
This region of Theileria equi strain WA chromosome 1, complete sequence genomic DNA includes:
- a CDS encoding hypothetical protein (encoded by transcript BEWA_029110A), with translation MSTYESLNQQIDRGAIECLNESAVRKVTNILTSGIDSFLESGEGEQLLIKFRFLNPVKIDSIIVKGLPNGVESGTAPKVVRLFANDEDIDFQDAESNPCTQEIVLEEKHIRGEKLQLRFVRFQNVNSLVLFVAENHGAETTQIAHVELYGTDASCTPLENWKPVQEGDM
- a CDS encoding hypothetical protein (encoded by transcript BEWA_029120A), translating into MRDKEIALAFINRIGLDNLRKKETVDSIKSYLAEFEAKLDESINIASSTNFNAHSTSYGDSKGTKISNRGSKGLKFDRPSSQVPIEVQMLEHLAELRTATSDINSSCEVKSKSFLEVGKDLLMEAKRKSSWYSILDVKIEQDDLSFEGIPRIISIIIVLARLEQYINLKESTVFPLLFNNALYSFRYAFQSESSEICTIEHPEFAISYIKNAVRKYAFLFKRAMNELKADEKPYFDSFVNGYVVKGEQGTDSLVDEFSLVCREVCSTNYFSRWCKILASEVKLFVYSRLPLLMYEYNTPPSETALSLSELNDVMKDNSTMENNKAELRVYRSSFSDRVTTSVAYALLRSLTDLSATMRSISEDASFELFSDFDNNTLIPCVNLEYENDGKVKVVLNFQDECLYGFLDALLAMENHCTMKSVKQLVNEETIFEHVAPKGTLNFSVYLQDEQHSAHMIDVVIKMLNLVDERCRCLKLAESRGTYVRRVAVPIVTHFIDDVKQIWNSLDNVLESSTVSCMLVESCTFLHSFLSNYSGSSFMSETLSSLGTMLSKMISIVKQCITELIYDPLKRIHELYFDVAAQFTDKLLQISAICNPRTYEKILKHSVECTEKYLLSIVIPKKRHEYVFQNQYNVDLALENCLVILDMWKNLVEPKEYADNLAVLEDIITILGMETNELETTVEHLHLLKQNTLKLERTSSTGVYGTDDEFALDKEAFDYSLEFDSLQKLTSNDAFISSIMEDEFGILEDGEQKSGNERILENSAAYEELFLQQVQLKAAVPVLDKVWFMITFSLMP
- a CDS encoding hypothetical protein (encoded by transcript BEWA_029130A), with amino-acid sequence MAGRVRNLPHIDGNFHTLVYIKDQHLRKEENVQQLLRKNDEFSQPVDSDNTEDSFSDSDVNSGQNGGKFDHNYAHLSLCKPLYLRKQFIDPFLTKLKQQLSHIKPFYLMLDKRIAICANEAKNRFFAVLPVDGMCRDQSILPIIDIVDNVVESFGFQRYYTQRLPHVSVASTGDISHAMEKLYSEEGNRDDHSTHHWNNVEEYLGNCNATHCINLGIDEARAHVDYTFNMQESLADSIKEDLEDKIYIYVDEIHVLVGARDTLVKLAI
- a CDS encoding hypothetical protein (encoded by transcript BEWA_029140A), giving the protein MNAIRLFLLLSILELYSCGNVGNNSICTANDIDDQFLEESLPLQRTPVTMDLYDPNEELFEIGEYIINGIYSGVIYPKEDYVVTTVVYDGNILWTATQGWECVYADVYSNVNTVLCMMSLKCGEELMYKALCGRVGRELHHIERVEAHRIVFRMKNRLPI
- a CDS encoding hypothetical protein (encoded by transcript BEWA_029150A) translates to MKIVYTLLAILIIKWARCGDSDGKGVVKGAEQQNPPGPTHSASSLTSKADASLFNVEDGEDNGFKILKLTAKEGVTAKSITYGKETVWEDKKKSCSSAVLYMDGEKPTLAVLVTRDKNNKQGTVYRYHDGKKWKNGKEKDYKKKLSELKKKVPKTHSTTESQQNTQAAQPTESKEASTEAHKDDNTTSDNTDTQSAEQAQGPLQTDGPTPQGVTNEASTGYNAAARPRDDSSSDFEIRYKVPNNSSGTPANTTDPASAKSNGGSTTATLDLGNPDISVCEVFNVRIKGIPARAYLVTHEVGANVVRQIMSNGKDVWIGRDTKPCLYCIAFLKDDKPNMIATSVKSGSIICQTLREYDDKEGWQLSLKDNDKKMNALKTVQGDITKFSLDISLAESNENCVVENYEDNSLKTRLYAPKNGKAINKITDSEKVIGTLNDSYTCYLCELYSKSNIRLLRVHTETDYDVYLCHYMNDGSGWKMIKEDEFGTKLGELRNSTIQPASAESKNANTQGPVTPPSK